One part of the Nymphaea colorata isolate Beijing-Zhang1983 chromosome 8, ASM883128v2, whole genome shotgun sequence genome encodes these proteins:
- the LOC116259623 gene encoding metalloendoproteinase 2-MMP-like: MPKMVSTLSFAAILMILVQTNCTEWASGHIGNFHYQAGADYLQLSGYGKGQSHEVLPSLKRYLQHFGYLDTVADIGFSHVFDKDLEAAVKKYQAFFSLNATGILDTATVHQLIQPRCGVPDIIKDPAPAKFHRINVTGNSSSSLYGLTNSCWPPSSRRLLYNISLNEHMPFPIADLRPVFREAFKTWASFSPFEFTASTARIAQLHIGFYRGQHLNCPDPFDGVGNLLAHAFYPPSGVLHINADCVWAIDPEILRNTEESYDVQSVAVHEIGHLLGLGHSTVPEAIMYPTLDSQTRKVELHGDDIAGINAMYPRSS; encoded by the coding sequence ATGCCCAAAATGGTTTCTACATTATCCTTTGCTGCAATCCTCATGATTCTGGTCCAGACCAACTGTACGGAGTGGGCTTCTGGTCACATTGGCAACTTCCATTACCAGGCAGGGGCAGATTACCTGCAACTTTCTGGCTATGGCAAAGGACAAAGCCATGAAGTGCTCCCTTCCCTAAAAAGATATCTTCAACATTTCGGCTATTTGGACACGGTTGCCGACATAGGATTCTCTCATGTTTTTGATAAAGATCTAGAAGCTGCCGTGAAGAAATACCAAGCGTTCTTCAGCCTCAACGCTACTGGCATACTTGACACAGCAACAGTGCACCAACTAATCCAGCCGAGATGTGGTGTACCAGACATAATCAAAGATCCAGCGCCGGCAAAATTCCACCGGATTAATGTCACCGGCAACTCAAGTTCATCACTATACGGTCTCACAAACAGCTGTTGGCCACCATCAAGCAGGAGACTATTGTATAATATCTCGCTGAACGAGCACATGCCATTTCCTATAGCAGATCTAAGGCCCGTCTTCCGTGAGGCATTCAAAACATGGGCTTCATTCTCGCCATTCGAGTTCACAGCTTCGACCGCGAGAATCGCTCAGTTGCACATCGGATTCTACCGGGGGCAGCACTTAAATTGTCCAGATCCGTTTGATGGTGTTGGCAACTTGCTTGCACACGCATTTTATCCTCCATCTGGCGTGCTTCACATCAACGCAGATTGTGTATGGGCGATCGACCCTGAGATCTTGAGGAACACGGAAGAATCGTACGACGTTCAATCAGTCGCCGTTCATGAGATCGGCCATCTACTGGGGTTGGGTCATAGTACAGTTCCAGAAGCAATCATGTATCCTACGTTGGATTCTCAAACAAGGAAGGTGGAGCTGCATGGCGATGATATTGCAGGAATTAATGCTATGTATCCTCGGTCTAGCTGA